The genomic interval GGTCGCGTGAGCTGCCGAGCACCTCGATGCCTCCGCGATCGATCGCGCGCAGGGCCTCGCGACCGCGAACGCACGTGAGTGAGGCCCGCCGCTTGGTACCGGCCTCGGTGAACACGAGCCAGCCGCGGTCGAACTCGAAGGTCGCCAGCGCCGCACGTCCCGGCGCCTTGCCGCCCGGCGGTCGCCACCGCAATCGCCCCGCAATCATCAGGTGAATCACGAGGTGCAAGTCGTCTTCGAAGACCAGCACGATGCGCTTGCCGATTCGTTCGACGCCCACCACGTCACGCCCAACGAGCGCACTCACCGGCGGATCCACCGAACGCACGAGAAAGGGGCTCGTGAGCCTGAGCCCCTGCAGCTCGCGTCCCACGACGTGGCGCTGCAGGCCTTCGACGTAGCAGACGATGTCGGGGAGTTCGGGCATGCCTGGGACGCGGGAACCTTTGGCCTGTCGAGACGACACGCGCACGGCGGTCCGCGAGAACGACTCATGGTCGCGTGCGCCGCGCGATGACGATCTCGCAACTTACGCCGCGCCCGAACCGCACGCATTGCGCGCATCGAACCGCTAACATGCGTGCGACCTCGTTCCCGTCGCCGTGACCGAGCTACCCGTTCGTCAGGTCATCCCCGAGTTGCAGCGCGCGCTGGCGCTCGGGCGCAATGCGGTCCTGCAGGCCCCGCCGGGGGCGGGCAAGACCACACTCGTCCCGCTCGCGCTGCTCGGCGCTCCATGGCTGGGCACGGGCCGCATCGTGATGCTCGAGCCGCGGCGGCTCGCCGCCCGTGCGGCGGCGCGCCGCATGGCGAGCCAACTCGGCGAGTCGGTGGGTGAAACCATCGGGTACCGGGTGCGCCGCGACACGCGGGTCTCGTCACGCACGCGCATCGAAGTGGTGACGGAGGGCGTGCTCACCCGCATGCTCGCCAGCGACCCCGCGCTCGACGGTGTTGGCGTCGTGATCTTCGACGAGTTCCACGAGCGATCACTGCATGCCGACCTCGGGCTCGCCCTCACGCGCCACGCGCAGCAGCTCGTACGCGATGACCTGCGCATCGTGGTGATGTCGGCCACGCTCGACGGCGAGCCCGTGGCGCGACTGCTCGGCGACGCCGCGGTGATCACCAGCGAGGGACGACGTCATCCCGTGCACGTGACGTGGGTCGGCCGCCGTCCAGATCAACGCATCGAGCCCGCGATGGCCGCGGCGATCCAGCGGGCGCTGCGCGAGACCGAAGGTGATGTCCTCGCGTTCCTCCCCGGGCAGGGCGAAATCGCGCGCACTCTCGAATTGCTGGAATCCGCAGCGGTCCCCGCCGAACTGCATGCTCTCTACGGCAACCTCACGTTCGATCAACAGGACCGCGCGCTCGCACCATCGCCTAACGGGCGTCGCAAGGTGGTGCTGTCCACGTCGATCGCCGAATCGAGCCTGACGATCGAAGGTGTGCGTGTGGTGGTGGATGGTGGTTTGTCGCGTGTTCCGCGCTTTTCGCCACGCACGGGCATGACGCGCCTCGAAACGGTGCGCGTCTCGCGCGCATCGGCGGAGCAGCGGGCCGGGCGCGCCGGACGACTTGCGCCCGGCGCGTGCTATCGCCTGTGGGCGGCCGGAGAACACGCACATCTCCTGGCCCATGCCACGCCGGAGATTCTCGAGGCCGACCTTGCCCCGCTGGCTCTCGAACTCGCCAATGCAGGCGTCACGCACGTGGCCGATCTGCCGTGGCTCGACCTGCCTCCTGCCGGCGCGCTGGCGCGGGCACGTGCGCTCCTGCGCGAGCTCGACGCGCTCGATGCCGACCATCGCGTGACGGCGCATGGACGCAGGATGGCGTCTCTTGGCACGCACCCGCGGCTGGCCCACATGCTGGTGCGCTCGAATGATCGAGGTGAGGCGGCCCTCGCATGCGACCTTGCCGGACTGCTGGAGGAGCGTGACGTGCTGCGCCAGGACGCCGGGGCGCATGATGCCGACTTGCGCCCTCGCGTGGAGCTGGTGCGGCACGCCCGTCGGCGCGAGCGCGTGGCGCAGGACGTGGCGGGGATGCGCGTCAACCACGATGCCCTGGCTCGCGCGGCCGAAGGGGCGCTCGCCTGGCGACGTGAACTTGCCGTGCCGCGTGCGGTGGACTGGACGGACGATGACGCGCTCGGCCGGATCGTGGCGCTCGCGTATCCCGACCGCGTCGCCCAGCGCCGGCCTGGTGATGCGTCGCGCTTTCTCATGCGGAGCGGCGCGGGCGCGACCTTCCGCGATTCGCCCGCTCTCGCCCGCGAGCCCTGGATCGTGGCCGTGGAGACCGATGGTCGATCGCCGGAGAGCGCGGTGTACACGGCCGCTGCCATCTCGCTCGACGACGTCCTCGCCGACTTCGCCGGACACGTCGCCGCGCGCGACGACGTGCGCTGGGATGAGGGCGAAGGTGTGGTTCGCGCCACGCGCCGGGAAACACTCGGCGCGATCGTGCTTCGGGAGCGGACTATTGCACGACCCGACGATGCGCTGGTGCTGCAGGCCTGGCGCGACGCGTTAGGGTCGCGAGGCCTCGGTATTCTTGACTGGAGTGACGCTGCCGTCGCGCTACGTGCCCGCCTCGCCTGCGTTCACGTGCACATGCCCGACTGGCCCGACGTGAGCGACGCTGCGCTGGTCCAGTCGGCGGAGGCGTGGCTCCTGCCGCACCTCACGACCGTGCGCACCAGACAGCAACGTGCCGAGCTGGATGTGGGTGGCCTGCTGCTGTCGCGGCTGGATTGGGCACAGCGCGCGCGGCTGGACGTGCTGGCGCCAACGCACTTCACGGCGCCAACCGGGTCACGGCTCCCGATCGACTACGGCGATGCGCATGCACCCGTGGTGCGCGTACGCCTGCAGGAGATGTTTGGTGTGCGCGACACGCCTCGCGTGCTCGACGGGCGTGTCCCCGTCACGCTGCACCTCCTGTCGCCGGCGCATCGTCCGTTGCAGGTGACGCAGGACCTCGCCGGGTTCTGGCGCACGTCGTATTTCGACGTGCGCAAGGACATGCGGGGCCGGTATCCGCGGCATCCCTGGCCCGACGATCCCCTGGCCGCCGAACCTACGCGTCGCGTGAAGCCACGCGGGACCTGAGGTCGTCGTGTCCTTGTGTTCCGCTCGTCAGCCGCCTCGGCGCCCGGGGGCGGCCGAGCCAGACTCCGGGCCTCGTTAGGCCTGCGGGAGCAGCCGCGTCGCCTGCCAGTGAACGCATTTCCAGGCGCCGTCTTCGTGCACCAGCACGTGCACGTTGCGGTAGGCGCCGTCGGGTACACCCGGGGCGCTGCGTCGCTCCGTGGTGACGAGGCTCCTTACCACGGCCAGGCCGGCGTCTTCGTCGCTCCACACGTGGTCGACGGTGAGTGTTCGCACCAGGTCCGGATTCTTTGGTGCAGCGATCGTCTGGAGGATCTGCGGGCGTGACTCTTCGAACCCGGCGGAGCGCGTGATGCCGGAGAATCCAGCGGCAAGGTGTCGATCGGCGAGTGCTCGATCCTGCTCGTTCTCGGCGCGAATGAGATCCGCGACCACCTGCGCCGGTGTGGCTGTTGGCGGCGTGCGTCGGGTTCGCATGACGAGAAGCTAGCCGCTTCGCGGCGGTGGCGGCGGCGTGCGTGAGGGTGCCGGGGATGTCTCAGCTCCGTGGGGTGTGCGGCATGGCCCAGCCGAGTCTTCGGCGAGGGGGTGATTCGAACTGGGCCGATTCGATCCCGCACTGAGGCGAGGGTGGGGTGAGATTGTGAAGTTGTCCGTTCCCGGGAGACCGTTCCGCGTCGCCGGTTGCTCGACGACGTTCGCGCCGCCTTGCGGGCACGGCACATAAGTCTCCGAACGGAGTCCGCGTACACGTGCAGTGGGTCAAGCGTTA from Gemmatimonadaceae bacterium carries:
- a CDS encoding nuclear transport factor 2 family protein, which encodes MRTRRTPPTATPAQVVADLIRAENEQDRALADRHLAAGFSGITRSAGFEESRPQILQTIAAPKNPDLVRTLTVDHVWSDEDAGLAVVRSLVTTERRSAPGVPDGAYRNVHVLVHEDGAWKCVHWQATRLLPQA
- the hrpB gene encoding ATP-dependent helicase HrpB: MTELPVRQVIPELQRALALGRNAVLQAPPGAGKTTLVPLALLGAPWLGTGRIVMLEPRRLAARAAARRMASQLGESVGETIGYRVRRDTRVSSRTRIEVVTEGVLTRMLASDPALDGVGVVIFDEFHERSLHADLGLALTRHAQQLVRDDLRIVVMSATLDGEPVARLLGDAAVITSEGRRHPVHVTWVGRRPDQRIEPAMAAAIQRALRETEGDVLAFLPGQGEIARTLELLESAAVPAELHALYGNLTFDQQDRALAPSPNGRRKVVLSTSIAESSLTIEGVRVVVDGGLSRVPRFSPRTGMTRLETVRVSRASAEQRAGRAGRLAPGACYRLWAAGEHAHLLAHATPEILEADLAPLALELANAGVTHVADLPWLDLPPAGALARARALLRELDALDADHRVTAHGRRMASLGTHPRLAHMLVRSNDRGEAALACDLAGLLEERDVLRQDAGAHDADLRPRVELVRHARRRERVAQDVAGMRVNHDALARAAEGALAWRRELAVPRAVDWTDDDALGRIVALAYPDRVAQRRPGDASRFLMRSGAGATFRDSPALAREPWIVAVETDGRSPESAVYTAAAISLDDVLADFAGHVAARDDVRWDEGEGVVRATRRETLGAIVLRERTIARPDDALVLQAWRDALGSRGLGILDWSDAAVALRARLACVHVHMPDWPDVSDAALVQSAEAWLLPHLTTVRTRQQRAELDVGGLLLSRLDWAQRARLDVLAPTHFTAPTGSRLPIDYGDAHAPVVRVRLQEMFGVRDTPRVLDGRVPVTLHLLSPAHRPLQVTQDLAGFWRTSYFDVRKDMRGRYPRHPWPDDPLAAEPTRRVKPRGT